From the genome of Salvelinus alpinus chromosome 19, SLU_Salpinus.1, whole genome shotgun sequence, one region includes:
- the LOC139545343 gene encoding protein phosphatase Slingshot homolog 1-like isoform X2 yields MALVTLQRSPTPSAASTASTTTTNAGEDFGSDYERRLNQSLSESFFMVKGAALFLQQGSSPQGQKAHPHHKHAGDLPQHLQVMINILRLEDRIKLAVRLESAWSDRVRYMVVVYTSGRQDTEENILLGIDFSNKDSCSVGMVLPLWSDTKIHLDGDGGFSVNTVSRNHVFKPVSVQAMWSALQILHKVCEVSRRYNYFPGGMALTWMGFYESCIASEQSCINEWNAMRDLETLRPDSPTMFVDKPTERERTECLIKAKLRSIMMFQDLENVTSKQIRTKLEQHMSCNLMQYKEFIDNEMLLILGQMDKATLIFDHLYLGSEWNASNLEELQDTGVGYILNVTREIDNFFPGTFSYHNIRVYDEETTDLLAHWNETYNFIVKAKKNHSKCLVHCKMGVSRSASTVIAYAMKEYGWSLEKAYNFVKQKRSITRPNAGFMRQLAEYEGILDASKQRHNKLWRPDHPDPDCDLPEGQQAQCCGREDPGNQTPEPVMSPCCEEALGEKGAVRPLSPCRMVSLEVDPAYNNYYFRRLSDSALDSDPSTPVRAPPLLDMERVFIEIEDVERDALLDDEAFGGREGLTHFGQAGEGTAAQTCCRGPEPLEELRLRLEFSTVEEEDEEEAQKEEAEMEALAEPGGRGESAGRGDGEGEVEMVQEEEGEKEGNGLDLVTLNQNSNNNNHFNTLFSLNDTAPSKPAHPVKPSGLSRSDDKPSHGVEILTQDADLCLSTLGRGVGLSVSVEVPSPTLPLTSPDTPCSPSLLHPCSLLCDCAKCVAPSSTLLPDAKNSTYSLISEDRAGILEGESEGEEGKLLGVSEAVPELLSLEKERPAVACCVAQQQETLVQLQRSGLVRRRAERLERLSGLSLEGLHPLELPETPSSGAREGTSPVEGKFSAFPGDFPKSSTPCPVRLEPLVVPLPNETLLGAVGSGVLTPTSSPHGSTLTRSSSSDSIRSVRGKPGLVRQRAQEIETRMRLAGLTVPSSLKRSNSLAKLGSLNFSSEDLCSVCSSDAGTLMLRSLSPEPGREWECPTTSTSSSTSTFTSTHPRAQRDQTSPERALPGGARS; encoded by the exons CCTGAGCGAGAGCTTCTTCATGGTGAAGGGTGCTGCCCTCTTCCTGCAGCAGGGCAGCAGTCCTCAGGGCCAGAAAGCACATCCCCACCACAAACATGCAG GAGACTTACCTCAGCACCTGCAGGTGATGATCAACATTCTTCGCTTGGAGGACCGAATCAAACTG GCGGTGCGGTTGGAGAGTGCCTGGTCAGACAGAGTGCGTTACATGGTGGTGGTGTACACCAGCGGACGACAGGACACAGAGGAGAACATCCTGCTGGGCATAGACTTCAGCAACAAGGACAG CTGCTCCGTTGGCATGGTGCTGCCTCTGTGGAGTGACACCAAGATCCATCTGGATGGAGACGG GGGTTTCAGTGTGAACACAGTGAGCCGGAATCATGTCTTCAAACCTGTGTCTGTACAGGCCATGTG GTCGGCTTTGCAGATCCTCCACAAGGTGTGTGAGGTGTCCCGCAGGTACAACTACTTCCCTGGGGGCATGGCCCTTACCTGGATGGGCTTTTATGAGAGCTGCATCGCCTCGGAGCAGAGCTGCATCAATGAGTGGAATGCCATGAGAGACCTGGAGACCTTGAGGCCTGACTCCCCCACCATGTTTGTTGACAA GCCCACAGAGAGGGAGCGGACCGAGTGCCTTATCAAAGCCAAACTCCGAAGCATCATGATGTTCCAGGATCTGGAGAATGTCACCTCTAAACAG ATCCGAACAAAGCTGGAGCAGCATATGAGCTGTAACCTGATGCAGTACAAGGAGTTCATTGACAATGAGATGCTGCTGATCCTGGGCCAGATGGACAAGGCAACACTCATCTTTGACCACCTCTACTTG GGATCTGAATGGAATGCCTCCAATCTGGAGGAGCTTCAGGACACTGG GGTGGGCTATATCCTCAACGTCACCAGGGAGATAGATAACTTCTTCCCAGGAACATTCTCCTACCACAACATACGGGTCTATGACGAGGAGACTACAGACCTGCTGGCCCACTGGAACGAGACTTACAACTTCATTGTTAAAGCAAA GAAAAACCACTCCAAGTGTCTGGTCCACTGTAAGATGGGCGTCAGCCGCTCGGCCTCCACCGTTATTGCCTACGCCATGAAGGAGTATGGTTGGTCGCTGGAGAAGGCCTACAACTTTGTCAAGCAGAAGAGAAGCATCACACGGCCCAACGCAGGCTTCATGAGACAGCTGGCTGAGTACGAAGGCATCCTGGACGCCAG TAAGCAACGTCACAACAAGCTGTGGCGTCCCGACCATCCCGACCCAGACTGCGACCTCCCTGAGGGCCAGCAGGCCCAGTGCTGTGGGAGGGAGGACCCAGGTAATCAAACCCCTGAACCGGTGATGTCCCCCTGCTGTGAGGAGGCTCTGGGGGAGAAGGGGGCGGTACGTCCCCTCTCCCCCTGCAGGATGGTCAGTCTGGAAGTGGACCCCgcctacaacaactactactttCGCAGGCTGTCTGACTCGGCCCTGGACAGTGACCCCTCCACGCCGGTGCGCGCTCCGCCCCTCCTGGACATGGAGCGAGTCTTCATAGAGATAGAGGACGTGGAGCGGGACGCCCTGCTGGATGACGAGGCCTTTGGGGGGCGAGAAGGCCTTACCCACTTTGGTCAGGCTGGGGAGGGGACAGCGGCCCAGACTTGCTGCCGAGGACCAGAGCCCCTGGAGGAGCTGCGCCTACGTCTGGAGTTCAGCACcgtggaggaggaggacgaggaggaggcgcagaaagaggaggcagagatgGAGGCACTAGCAGAgccaggaggaagaggggagagtgcAGGACGAGGGGATggtgaaggagaggtggagatggttcaggaagaggagggagagaaggaaggcaATGGGCTGGACCTGGTAACCCTGAACCAGAACTCCAACAATAACAACCACTTTAATACCCTGTTCAGCCTCAAT GACACTGCTCCTTCCAAACCTGCTCACCCAGTCAAGCCTTCAGGCCTCTCTCGATCAGACGACAAGCCCAGCCATGGAGTGGAGATACTGACCCAGGACGCCGATCTCTGCCTTAGCACACTGGGGAGAGGTGTGGGGTTAAGTGTCTCTGTGGAGGTCCCCAGTCCCACGCTCCCACTCACCTCCCCCGACACACCCTGTTCCCCCAGCCTGCTACACCCCTGTAGCCTGCTGTGTGACTGTGCCAAATGTGTTGCCCCGTCCTCTACACTTCTACCTGATGCCAAGAACTCCACTTACTCGCTGATATCTGAGGACAGGGCTGGCATTCTGGAGGGTGAGTCTGAGGGTGAGGAAGGGAAGCTTTTAGGGGTCTCTGAGGCTGTCCCAGAGCTGCTGAGCCTGGAGAAGGAGAGGCCGGCGGTGGCCTGCTGCGTAGCCCAGCAGCAGGAGACTCTAGTGCAGCTACAGAGGTCAGGGCTGGTCCGCCGGAGGGCAGAGAGGCTGGAGAGGCTGTCAGGTCTGTCCCTAGAGGGGCTTCATCCCCTGGAGCTTCCAGAAACCCCCAGCTCAGGGGCCAGAGAGGGCACCAGTCCTGTGGAGGGGAAGTTCTCAGCTTTCCCAGGAGACTTCCCCAAGTCCTCCACACCATGCCCAGTACGCCTAGAGCCTCTGGTGGTTCCTCTGCCTAACGAGACCCTGCTGGGGGCAGTGGGATCTGGGGTGCTGACGCCCACCTCCTCCCCCCACGGCTCCACACTGACACGTAGCTCTAGCAGTGACAGCATCCGCAGTGTGAGGGGCAAACCCGGCCTGGTGCGCCAGAGGGCTCAGGAGATCGAGACTCGCATGCGGCTGGCCGGCCTCACCGTGCCCTCAAGCCTCAAACGCTCTAACTCACTGGCCAAGCTGGGCAGCCTCAACTTTTCCTCTGAAGACCTGTGCTCCGTCTGCTCCTCGGACGCTGGCACCCTCATGCTCCGCTCTCTTTCCCCAGAGCCAGGCCGAGAATGGGAGTgccccaccacctccacctcttcctctacctccaccttcacCTCCACTCATCCCAGAGCACAGAGGGACCAGACCAGCCCAGAGAGAGCACTGCCCGGGGGGGCCAGGAGCTGA
- the LOC139545343 gene encoding protein phosphatase Slingshot homolog 1-like isoform X1: MALVTLQRSPTPSAASTASTTTTNAGEDFGSDYERRLNQSLSESFFMVKGAALFLQQGSSPQGQKAHPHHKHAGDLPQHLQVMINILRLEDRIKLAVRLESAWSDRVRYMVVVYTSGRQDTEENILLGIDFSNKDSKSCSVGMVLPLWSDTKIHLDGDGGFSVNTVSRNHVFKPVSVQAMWSALQILHKVCEVSRRYNYFPGGMALTWMGFYESCIASEQSCINEWNAMRDLETLRPDSPTMFVDKPTERERTECLIKAKLRSIMMFQDLENVTSKQIRTKLEQHMSCNLMQYKEFIDNEMLLILGQMDKATLIFDHLYLGSEWNASNLEELQDTGVGYILNVTREIDNFFPGTFSYHNIRVYDEETTDLLAHWNETYNFIVKAKKNHSKCLVHCKMGVSRSASTVIAYAMKEYGWSLEKAYNFVKQKRSITRPNAGFMRQLAEYEGILDASKQRHNKLWRPDHPDPDCDLPEGQQAQCCGREDPGNQTPEPVMSPCCEEALGEKGAVRPLSPCRMVSLEVDPAYNNYYFRRLSDSALDSDPSTPVRAPPLLDMERVFIEIEDVERDALLDDEAFGGREGLTHFGQAGEGTAAQTCCRGPEPLEELRLRLEFSTVEEEDEEEAQKEEAEMEALAEPGGRGESAGRGDGEGEVEMVQEEEGEKEGNGLDLVTLNQNSNNNNHFNTLFSLNDTAPSKPAHPVKPSGLSRSDDKPSHGVEILTQDADLCLSTLGRGVGLSVSVEVPSPTLPLTSPDTPCSPSLLHPCSLLCDCAKCVAPSSTLLPDAKNSTYSLISEDRAGILEGESEGEEGKLLGVSEAVPELLSLEKERPAVACCVAQQQETLVQLQRSGLVRRRAERLERLSGLSLEGLHPLELPETPSSGAREGTSPVEGKFSAFPGDFPKSSTPCPVRLEPLVVPLPNETLLGAVGSGVLTPTSSPHGSTLTRSSSSDSIRSVRGKPGLVRQRAQEIETRMRLAGLTVPSSLKRSNSLAKLGSLNFSSEDLCSVCSSDAGTLMLRSLSPEPGREWECPTTSTSSSTSTFTSTHPRAQRDQTSPERALPGGARS; the protein is encoded by the exons CCTGAGCGAGAGCTTCTTCATGGTGAAGGGTGCTGCCCTCTTCCTGCAGCAGGGCAGCAGTCCTCAGGGCCAGAAAGCACATCCCCACCACAAACATGCAG GAGACTTACCTCAGCACCTGCAGGTGATGATCAACATTCTTCGCTTGGAGGACCGAATCAAACTG GCGGTGCGGTTGGAGAGTGCCTGGTCAGACAGAGTGCGTTACATGGTGGTGGTGTACACCAGCGGACGACAGGACACAGAGGAGAACATCCTGCTGGGCATAGACTTCAGCAACAAGGACAG CAAAAGCTGCTCCGTTGGCATGGTGCTGCCTCTGTGGAGTGACACCAAGATCCATCTGGATGGAGACGG GGGTTTCAGTGTGAACACAGTGAGCCGGAATCATGTCTTCAAACCTGTGTCTGTACAGGCCATGTG GTCGGCTTTGCAGATCCTCCACAAGGTGTGTGAGGTGTCCCGCAGGTACAACTACTTCCCTGGGGGCATGGCCCTTACCTGGATGGGCTTTTATGAGAGCTGCATCGCCTCGGAGCAGAGCTGCATCAATGAGTGGAATGCCATGAGAGACCTGGAGACCTTGAGGCCTGACTCCCCCACCATGTTTGTTGACAA GCCCACAGAGAGGGAGCGGACCGAGTGCCTTATCAAAGCCAAACTCCGAAGCATCATGATGTTCCAGGATCTGGAGAATGTCACCTCTAAACAG ATCCGAACAAAGCTGGAGCAGCATATGAGCTGTAACCTGATGCAGTACAAGGAGTTCATTGACAATGAGATGCTGCTGATCCTGGGCCAGATGGACAAGGCAACACTCATCTTTGACCACCTCTACTTG GGATCTGAATGGAATGCCTCCAATCTGGAGGAGCTTCAGGACACTGG GGTGGGCTATATCCTCAACGTCACCAGGGAGATAGATAACTTCTTCCCAGGAACATTCTCCTACCACAACATACGGGTCTATGACGAGGAGACTACAGACCTGCTGGCCCACTGGAACGAGACTTACAACTTCATTGTTAAAGCAAA GAAAAACCACTCCAAGTGTCTGGTCCACTGTAAGATGGGCGTCAGCCGCTCGGCCTCCACCGTTATTGCCTACGCCATGAAGGAGTATGGTTGGTCGCTGGAGAAGGCCTACAACTTTGTCAAGCAGAAGAGAAGCATCACACGGCCCAACGCAGGCTTCATGAGACAGCTGGCTGAGTACGAAGGCATCCTGGACGCCAG TAAGCAACGTCACAACAAGCTGTGGCGTCCCGACCATCCCGACCCAGACTGCGACCTCCCTGAGGGCCAGCAGGCCCAGTGCTGTGGGAGGGAGGACCCAGGTAATCAAACCCCTGAACCGGTGATGTCCCCCTGCTGTGAGGAGGCTCTGGGGGAGAAGGGGGCGGTACGTCCCCTCTCCCCCTGCAGGATGGTCAGTCTGGAAGTGGACCCCgcctacaacaactactactttCGCAGGCTGTCTGACTCGGCCCTGGACAGTGACCCCTCCACGCCGGTGCGCGCTCCGCCCCTCCTGGACATGGAGCGAGTCTTCATAGAGATAGAGGACGTGGAGCGGGACGCCCTGCTGGATGACGAGGCCTTTGGGGGGCGAGAAGGCCTTACCCACTTTGGTCAGGCTGGGGAGGGGACAGCGGCCCAGACTTGCTGCCGAGGACCAGAGCCCCTGGAGGAGCTGCGCCTACGTCTGGAGTTCAGCACcgtggaggaggaggacgaggaggaggcgcagaaagaggaggcagagatgGAGGCACTAGCAGAgccaggaggaagaggggagagtgcAGGACGAGGGGATggtgaaggagaggtggagatggttcaggaagaggagggagagaaggaaggcaATGGGCTGGACCTGGTAACCCTGAACCAGAACTCCAACAATAACAACCACTTTAATACCCTGTTCAGCCTCAAT GACACTGCTCCTTCCAAACCTGCTCACCCAGTCAAGCCTTCAGGCCTCTCTCGATCAGACGACAAGCCCAGCCATGGAGTGGAGATACTGACCCAGGACGCCGATCTCTGCCTTAGCACACTGGGGAGAGGTGTGGGGTTAAGTGTCTCTGTGGAGGTCCCCAGTCCCACGCTCCCACTCACCTCCCCCGACACACCCTGTTCCCCCAGCCTGCTACACCCCTGTAGCCTGCTGTGTGACTGTGCCAAATGTGTTGCCCCGTCCTCTACACTTCTACCTGATGCCAAGAACTCCACTTACTCGCTGATATCTGAGGACAGGGCTGGCATTCTGGAGGGTGAGTCTGAGGGTGAGGAAGGGAAGCTTTTAGGGGTCTCTGAGGCTGTCCCAGAGCTGCTGAGCCTGGAGAAGGAGAGGCCGGCGGTGGCCTGCTGCGTAGCCCAGCAGCAGGAGACTCTAGTGCAGCTACAGAGGTCAGGGCTGGTCCGCCGGAGGGCAGAGAGGCTGGAGAGGCTGTCAGGTCTGTCCCTAGAGGGGCTTCATCCCCTGGAGCTTCCAGAAACCCCCAGCTCAGGGGCCAGAGAGGGCACCAGTCCTGTGGAGGGGAAGTTCTCAGCTTTCCCAGGAGACTTCCCCAAGTCCTCCACACCATGCCCAGTACGCCTAGAGCCTCTGGTGGTTCCTCTGCCTAACGAGACCCTGCTGGGGGCAGTGGGATCTGGGGTGCTGACGCCCACCTCCTCCCCCCACGGCTCCACACTGACACGTAGCTCTAGCAGTGACAGCATCCGCAGTGTGAGGGGCAAACCCGGCCTGGTGCGCCAGAGGGCTCAGGAGATCGAGACTCGCATGCGGCTGGCCGGCCTCACCGTGCCCTCAAGCCTCAAACGCTCTAACTCACTGGCCAAGCTGGGCAGCCTCAACTTTTCCTCTGAAGACCTGTGCTCCGTCTGCTCCTCGGACGCTGGCACCCTCATGCTCCGCTCTCTTTCCCCAGAGCCAGGCCGAGAATGGGAGTgccccaccacctccacctcttcctctacctccaccttcacCTCCACTCATCCCAGAGCACAGAGGGACCAGACCAGCCCAGAGAGAGCACTGCCCGGGGGGGCCAGGAGCTGA
- the LOC139545343 gene encoding protein phosphatase Slingshot homolog 1-like isoform X3: MHLVLESSQEAVLEMLPYFVENAVLTQNEICRILSESFFMVKGAALFLQQGSSPQGQKAHPHHKHAGDLPQHLQVMINILRLEDRIKLAVRLESAWSDRVRYMVVVYTSGRQDTEENILLGIDFSNKDSKSCSVGMVLPLWSDTKIHLDGDGGFSVNTVSRNHVFKPVSVQAMWSALQILHKVCEVSRRYNYFPGGMALTWMGFYESCIASEQSCINEWNAMRDLETLRPDSPTMFVDKPTERERTECLIKAKLRSIMMFQDLENVTSKQIRTKLEQHMSCNLMQYKEFIDNEMLLILGQMDKATLIFDHLYLGSEWNASNLEELQDTGVGYILNVTREIDNFFPGTFSYHNIRVYDEETTDLLAHWNETYNFIVKAKKNHSKCLVHCKMGVSRSASTVIAYAMKEYGWSLEKAYNFVKQKRSITRPNAGFMRQLAEYEGILDASKQRHNKLWRPDHPDPDCDLPEGQQAQCCGREDPGNQTPEPVMSPCCEEALGEKGAVRPLSPCRMVSLEVDPAYNNYYFRRLSDSALDSDPSTPVRAPPLLDMERVFIEIEDVERDALLDDEAFGGREGLTHFGQAGEGTAAQTCCRGPEPLEELRLRLEFSTVEEEDEEEAQKEEAEMEALAEPGGRGESAGRGDGEGEVEMVQEEEGEKEGNGLDLVTLNQNSNNNNHFNTLFSLNDTAPSKPAHPVKPSGLSRSDDKPSHGVEILTQDADLCLSTLGRGVGLSVSVEVPSPTLPLTSPDTPCSPSLLHPCSLLCDCAKCVAPSSTLLPDAKNSTYSLISEDRAGILEGESEGEEGKLLGVSEAVPELLSLEKERPAVACCVAQQQETLVQLQRSGLVRRRAERLERLSGLSLEGLHPLELPETPSSGAREGTSPVEGKFSAFPGDFPKSSTPCPVRLEPLVVPLPNETLLGAVGSGVLTPTSSPHGSTLTRSSSSDSIRSVRGKPGLVRQRAQEIETRMRLAGLTVPSSLKRSNSLAKLGSLNFSSEDLCSVCSSDAGTLMLRSLSPEPGREWECPTTSTSSSTSTFTSTHPRAQRDQTSPERALPGGARS, translated from the exons ATGCATCTGGTGTTGGAGTCCTCTCAGGAGGCTGTGCTGGAGATGCTGCCCTATTTTGTGGAGAACGCCGTGCTGACCCAGAACGAGATATGCCGCAT CCTGAGCGAGAGCTTCTTCATGGTGAAGGGTGCTGCCCTCTTCCTGCAGCAGGGCAGCAGTCCTCAGGGCCAGAAAGCACATCCCCACCACAAACATGCAG GAGACTTACCTCAGCACCTGCAGGTGATGATCAACATTCTTCGCTTGGAGGACCGAATCAAACTG GCGGTGCGGTTGGAGAGTGCCTGGTCAGACAGAGTGCGTTACATGGTGGTGGTGTACACCAGCGGACGACAGGACACAGAGGAGAACATCCTGCTGGGCATAGACTTCAGCAACAAGGACAG CAAAAGCTGCTCCGTTGGCATGGTGCTGCCTCTGTGGAGTGACACCAAGATCCATCTGGATGGAGACGG GGGTTTCAGTGTGAACACAGTGAGCCGGAATCATGTCTTCAAACCTGTGTCTGTACAGGCCATGTG GTCGGCTTTGCAGATCCTCCACAAGGTGTGTGAGGTGTCCCGCAGGTACAACTACTTCCCTGGGGGCATGGCCCTTACCTGGATGGGCTTTTATGAGAGCTGCATCGCCTCGGAGCAGAGCTGCATCAATGAGTGGAATGCCATGAGAGACCTGGAGACCTTGAGGCCTGACTCCCCCACCATGTTTGTTGACAA GCCCACAGAGAGGGAGCGGACCGAGTGCCTTATCAAAGCCAAACTCCGAAGCATCATGATGTTCCAGGATCTGGAGAATGTCACCTCTAAACAG ATCCGAACAAAGCTGGAGCAGCATATGAGCTGTAACCTGATGCAGTACAAGGAGTTCATTGACAATGAGATGCTGCTGATCCTGGGCCAGATGGACAAGGCAACACTCATCTTTGACCACCTCTACTTG GGATCTGAATGGAATGCCTCCAATCTGGAGGAGCTTCAGGACACTGG GGTGGGCTATATCCTCAACGTCACCAGGGAGATAGATAACTTCTTCCCAGGAACATTCTCCTACCACAACATACGGGTCTATGACGAGGAGACTACAGACCTGCTGGCCCACTGGAACGAGACTTACAACTTCATTGTTAAAGCAAA GAAAAACCACTCCAAGTGTCTGGTCCACTGTAAGATGGGCGTCAGCCGCTCGGCCTCCACCGTTATTGCCTACGCCATGAAGGAGTATGGTTGGTCGCTGGAGAAGGCCTACAACTTTGTCAAGCAGAAGAGAAGCATCACACGGCCCAACGCAGGCTTCATGAGACAGCTGGCTGAGTACGAAGGCATCCTGGACGCCAG TAAGCAACGTCACAACAAGCTGTGGCGTCCCGACCATCCCGACCCAGACTGCGACCTCCCTGAGGGCCAGCAGGCCCAGTGCTGTGGGAGGGAGGACCCAGGTAATCAAACCCCTGAACCGGTGATGTCCCCCTGCTGTGAGGAGGCTCTGGGGGAGAAGGGGGCGGTACGTCCCCTCTCCCCCTGCAGGATGGTCAGTCTGGAAGTGGACCCCgcctacaacaactactactttCGCAGGCTGTCTGACTCGGCCCTGGACAGTGACCCCTCCACGCCGGTGCGCGCTCCGCCCCTCCTGGACATGGAGCGAGTCTTCATAGAGATAGAGGACGTGGAGCGGGACGCCCTGCTGGATGACGAGGCCTTTGGGGGGCGAGAAGGCCTTACCCACTTTGGTCAGGCTGGGGAGGGGACAGCGGCCCAGACTTGCTGCCGAGGACCAGAGCCCCTGGAGGAGCTGCGCCTACGTCTGGAGTTCAGCACcgtggaggaggaggacgaggaggaggcgcagaaagaggaggcagagatgGAGGCACTAGCAGAgccaggaggaagaggggagagtgcAGGACGAGGGGATggtgaaggagaggtggagatggttcaggaagaggagggagagaaggaaggcaATGGGCTGGACCTGGTAACCCTGAACCAGAACTCCAACAATAACAACCACTTTAATACCCTGTTCAGCCTCAAT GACACTGCTCCTTCCAAACCTGCTCACCCAGTCAAGCCTTCAGGCCTCTCTCGATCAGACGACAAGCCCAGCCATGGAGTGGAGATACTGACCCAGGACGCCGATCTCTGCCTTAGCACACTGGGGAGAGGTGTGGGGTTAAGTGTCTCTGTGGAGGTCCCCAGTCCCACGCTCCCACTCACCTCCCCCGACACACCCTGTTCCCCCAGCCTGCTACACCCCTGTAGCCTGCTGTGTGACTGTGCCAAATGTGTTGCCCCGTCCTCTACACTTCTACCTGATGCCAAGAACTCCACTTACTCGCTGATATCTGAGGACAGGGCTGGCATTCTGGAGGGTGAGTCTGAGGGTGAGGAAGGGAAGCTTTTAGGGGTCTCTGAGGCTGTCCCAGAGCTGCTGAGCCTGGAGAAGGAGAGGCCGGCGGTGGCCTGCTGCGTAGCCCAGCAGCAGGAGACTCTAGTGCAGCTACAGAGGTCAGGGCTGGTCCGCCGGAGGGCAGAGAGGCTGGAGAGGCTGTCAGGTCTGTCCCTAGAGGGGCTTCATCCCCTGGAGCTTCCAGAAACCCCCAGCTCAGGGGCCAGAGAGGGCACCAGTCCTGTGGAGGGGAAGTTCTCAGCTTTCCCAGGAGACTTCCCCAAGTCCTCCACACCATGCCCAGTACGCCTAGAGCCTCTGGTGGTTCCTCTGCCTAACGAGACCCTGCTGGGGGCAGTGGGATCTGGGGTGCTGACGCCCACCTCCTCCCCCCACGGCTCCACACTGACACGTAGCTCTAGCAGTGACAGCATCCGCAGTGTGAGGGGCAAACCCGGCCTGGTGCGCCAGAGGGCTCAGGAGATCGAGACTCGCATGCGGCTGGCCGGCCTCACCGTGCCCTCAAGCCTCAAACGCTCTAACTCACTGGCCAAGCTGGGCAGCCTCAACTTTTCCTCTGAAGACCTGTGCTCCGTCTGCTCCTCGGACGCTGGCACCCTCATGCTCCGCTCTCTTTCCCCAGAGCCAGGCCGAGAATGGGAGTgccccaccacctccacctcttcctctacctccaccttcacCTCCACTCATCCCAGAGCACAGAGGGACCAGACCAGCCCAGAGAGAGCACTGCCCGGGGGGGCCAGGAGCTGA